The following proteins come from a genomic window of Catenulispora sp. GP43:
- a CDS encoding FtsX-like permease family protein, with translation MMLSLAVATLRHRKGGFIGALVALFCAAALVTGCGTLLATGILGTVKPERFAAAPIVVTGDQNVHAVESKGKGKVKNKAKPVSDHVWVSAALADQIRALPSVKAVATEVQFAAYLPGGPTSDSFGHGWESASLSALTPASGRAPAAPDEVVLDASTAAATRLHVGSTAPLRTATGTMPVRVVGITAQGFPSQAAIYFDTAEARQLAGHVGQVDAIGVFPAGDPASTEKDVNTLIASVAPGEIPAPIVHTGDSRGPAEFPDSANASVRLISMGAVLGGTSLIVAVLVVVGTFALSIQQRQREIAVLRAVAATGKQVRKMIGGEALAVGLAAGVAGAFAGLPLGAWLHGEFVALDIIPANVPVVLSVFPVFASVLATVFAGWAAARISGRRATRIRPVEALGEAELKPPRVSFVRALFGVLAIGGATVLTAVLTGLHTDAASTPVCFNAVLLWCIALALLGPWVARLAAAVLGVPLRMSRVGGYLAANNLRAAAPRLASVITPLTLMTAMACTILFSQTSVADAATAQRAAGNIADYVVGSKVPANAAAEVKAVPGVRTVTQVLHATVRTGLNNRNVLGVTPAGLSDTLDLGVTDGSIAQLTGPDTAAAAYGQGYHFGSQVSMTLPDGTPAHVTIVALYSRQLGFGDLVVAHDLLAPHVDVPLDDELLVKAPGVARTALTGALKADPGLGIQDRVQAQASNDDAGAKIGYVTLGLIVAFTAIAVVNTLAMSISDRGREFAALRLTGATRRQVRRMLGWETATAVVVAAALGLAVATAVLTTYASGMTRGTSGAAMPLGMLGLVVGGGAALAGLATWLPARAALAAGLREG, from the coding sequence ATGATGCTGTCTCTGGCTGTCGCCACACTGCGCCACCGCAAGGGCGGCTTCATCGGCGCCCTGGTCGCCCTGTTCTGCGCCGCTGCACTGGTCACCGGCTGCGGAACCCTCCTGGCCACCGGCATCCTCGGGACCGTCAAGCCCGAACGCTTCGCCGCCGCGCCGATCGTCGTCACCGGCGACCAGAACGTGCACGCGGTGGAGAGCAAGGGGAAGGGCAAGGTCAAGAACAAGGCCAAGCCGGTCAGCGACCACGTGTGGGTCTCCGCGGCGCTCGCCGACCAGATCAGGGCCCTGCCCTCGGTGAAGGCGGTCGCCACCGAGGTGCAGTTCGCGGCCTACCTCCCCGGCGGTCCGACCAGCGATTCCTTCGGCCACGGCTGGGAATCCGCCTCCCTGTCCGCCTTGACGCCGGCCTCCGGCCGCGCGCCGGCGGCCCCGGACGAGGTGGTGCTCGACGCGTCCACCGCGGCCGCGACGAGGCTGCACGTCGGATCCACGGCGCCGTTGCGCACCGCGACCGGGACGATGCCGGTCCGCGTCGTCGGCATCACGGCGCAGGGCTTCCCGAGCCAGGCCGCGATCTACTTCGACACGGCTGAGGCCCGCCAGTTGGCCGGGCACGTGGGCCAGGTCGACGCGATCGGGGTGTTCCCAGCGGGGGATCCCGCTTCCACCGAGAAGGATGTCAATACCCTCATTGCCTCCGTCGCGCCGGGGGAGATCCCGGCTCCGATCGTCCACACCGGCGACTCCCGCGGTCCGGCCGAGTTCCCCGACTCCGCCAACGCCTCGGTGCGCCTGATCAGCATGGGCGCGGTGCTCGGCGGCACGTCGCTGATCGTCGCGGTCCTGGTCGTGGTCGGCACCTTCGCGCTGTCGATCCAGCAGCGGCAGCGGGAGATCGCGGTGCTGCGCGCCGTGGCCGCGACCGGCAAGCAGGTGCGCAAGATGATCGGCGGCGAGGCGCTGGCGGTCGGCCTGGCCGCGGGGGTGGCGGGGGCGTTCGCGGGGCTGCCGCTGGGCGCCTGGCTGCACGGCGAGTTCGTGGCGCTGGACATCATCCCGGCAAACGTCCCGGTGGTGCTGTCGGTGTTCCCGGTGTTCGCCTCGGTGCTGGCCACGGTGTTCGCCGGCTGGGCGGCCGCGCGGATCTCGGGGCGGCGGGCCACGCGGATCCGTCCGGTCGAGGCGCTCGGCGAGGCCGAGCTGAAGCCGCCGCGGGTGTCGTTCGTCAGGGCCCTGTTCGGGGTGCTGGCGATCGGCGGCGCCACGGTGCTGACGGCGGTGCTGACCGGTCTGCACACTGACGCCGCCTCGACCCCGGTCTGCTTCAACGCCGTGCTGCTGTGGTGCATCGCGCTGGCCTTGCTCGGGCCGTGGGTGGCGCGGCTGGCGGCGGCCGTGCTCGGCGTGCCGCTGCGGATGTCGCGGGTCGGCGGGTACCTGGCGGCGAACAACCTGCGCGCCGCCGCGCCCCGGCTGGCCTCGGTGATCACGCCGCTGACGCTGATGACGGCGATGGCCTGCACGATCCTGTTCTCGCAGACCAGCGTCGCCGACGCGGCCACGGCCCAGCGCGCGGCGGGGAACATCGCCGACTACGTGGTGGGGAGCAAGGTGCCGGCGAACGCGGCGGCGGAGGTGAAGGCGGTGCCGGGGGTGCGGACGGTGACGCAGGTGCTGCACGCGACGGTGCGCACCGGGCTGAACAACCGGAACGTGCTCGGCGTGACCCCGGCGGGCCTGTCCGACACGCTGGACCTGGGCGTCACGGACGGGAGCATCGCGCAGCTGACCGGGCCGGACACCGCGGCGGCGGCGTACGGGCAGGGGTACCACTTCGGATCGCAGGTCTCGATGACGCTGCCGGACGGGACGCCCGCGCACGTGACGATCGTCGCGCTCTACTCCCGGCAGCTCGGCTTCGGCGACCTGGTGGTGGCGCACGACCTGCTCGCGCCGCACGTGGACGTGCCTCTCGACGACGAGTTGTTGGTGAAGGCGCCGGGTGTCGCGCGTACGGCGCTGACCGGGGCCTTGAAGGCGGACCCGGGACTCGGGATCCAGGACCGGGTGCAGGCCCAGGCCTCGAACGACGACGCCGGCGCGAAGATCGGCTACGTGACCCTCGGCCTGATCGTGGCCTTCACGGCGATCGCGGTGGTCAACACGCTGGCGATGAGCATCAGCGACCGGGGCCGCGAGTTCGCGGCGCTGCGGCTGACCGGCGCGACGCGGCGTCAGGTGCGGCGGATGCTGGGCTGGGAGACGGCGACCGCGGTGGTGGTGGCCGCCGCGCTGGGGCTGGCGGTGGCGACCGCGGTGCTGACGACGTACGCGAGCGGGATGACGCGCGGCACGTCCGGCGCCGCGATGCCGCTGGGGATGCTGGGCCTGGTGGTCGGCGGCGGCGCGGCGCTGGCGGGGCTGGCGACGTGGCTGCCGGCGCGGGCGGCCTTGGCGGCGGGACTGCGGGAGGGGTGA
- a CDS encoding ABC transporter ATP-binding protein: MNKAITGTATEAITLQAVSKVYGKGRGAVAALREVSVGLPKGGFTAIMGPSGSGKSTFLHCAAGLDRPTAGTVKLGGTDLSGLSDTKLTELRRERAGFVFQTFNLVSSLTVSQNITLPLRLAGKRADGARLAEVVQRVGLTERTHHRPGQLSGGQQQRVAIARALIADPEVIFADEPTGALDTMTAREVLVLLRETVDTMGQTIVMVTHDPVAAAYADTVLFLADGRIADSLHAPTAAGVADRMIRLGAWAR; the protein is encoded by the coding sequence ATGAACAAGGCGATCACCGGGACGGCGACGGAAGCGATCACGCTTCAGGCCGTCAGCAAGGTCTACGGCAAGGGCCGCGGCGCGGTCGCGGCGCTGCGCGAGGTTTCGGTCGGCCTGCCCAAGGGCGGCTTCACCGCGATCATGGGCCCGTCCGGGTCCGGCAAGAGCACGTTCCTGCACTGCGCCGCCGGCCTGGACCGGCCCACCGCGGGCACCGTCAAGCTCGGCGGGACCGATCTGTCGGGGCTCAGCGACACCAAGCTCACCGAGCTGCGCCGGGAGCGCGCCGGCTTCGTCTTCCAGACGTTCAACCTGGTGTCCTCGCTGACCGTGAGCCAGAACATCACCCTGCCGCTGCGGCTGGCCGGCAAGCGGGCCGACGGCGCGCGGCTGGCCGAGGTGGTCCAGCGCGTGGGCCTCACCGAGCGGACCCACCACCGGCCCGGCCAGCTCTCCGGAGGCCAGCAGCAGCGCGTGGCGATCGCCAGGGCGCTGATCGCCGACCCCGAGGTCATCTTCGCCGACGAGCCCACCGGCGCCCTGGACACCATGACCGCCCGGGAGGTGCTGGTCCTGCTGCGCGAGACCGTGGACACCATGGGCCAGACCATCGTCATGGTCACCCACGACCCGGTCGCGGCCGCCTACGCCGACACCGTCCTGTTCCTGGCCGACGGCCGCATCGCCGACTCCCTGCACGCCCCGACCGCCGCCGGCGTCGCCGACCGCATGATCCGCCTGGGAGCGTGGGCCCGATGA
- a CDS encoding DNA-binding response regulator, with translation MIRLLLAEDQLVVRGALAALLDLEPDLEVVAQTATGDEVVPQALVFAPDVALLDIDMPGGIDGLEAAARLKQKVPTCRTLMLTSNGRPGMLRRALEAKVDGFLLKTAPPEELTAAIRTVAAGGRVLDPSLAVAAWDLAENPLTPREQDVLRELAGGAEPPEIAAALHLSTGTVRNVLTAIVGKLNARNRTDAVRIAREAGWV, from the coding sequence GTGATCCGACTGCTGTTGGCCGAGGACCAGCTCGTGGTGCGCGGCGCCCTGGCCGCTCTGCTCGATCTGGAGCCGGACCTGGAGGTCGTGGCCCAGACCGCGACCGGCGACGAGGTGGTGCCGCAGGCGCTGGTGTTCGCCCCGGACGTGGCCCTGCTGGACATCGACATGCCCGGCGGCATCGACGGGCTGGAGGCCGCGGCGCGGCTGAAGCAGAAGGTGCCGACGTGCCGGACGCTGATGCTCACCTCCAACGGCCGCCCCGGCATGCTGCGCCGGGCGCTGGAGGCGAAGGTGGACGGCTTCCTGCTGAAGACCGCGCCCCCGGAGGAGCTGACCGCCGCGATCCGCACGGTCGCCGCAGGCGGCCGGGTCCTGGACCCGTCCCTGGCCGTCGCGGCCTGGGACCTCGCGGAGAACCCGCTGACGCCGCGCGAACAGGACGTCCTGCGCGAACTGGCCGGCGGTGCCGAGCCGCCGGAGATCGCCGCCGCGCTGCACCTGTCGACGGGGACGGTGCGCAACGTGCTGACGGCGATCGTCGGGAAGCTGAACGCGCGGAACCGGACGGACGCGGTGCGGATCGCCCGCGAGGCGGGGTGGGTCTAG
- a CDS encoding LLM class F420-dependent oxidoreductase, which yields MITQTSSKTRVGIQLAPQHVDYPAIRRAAAQAEELGVDVLFNWDHFFPLGKVSQGKHFECWTMLGAWAEATSRVEIGPLVTCNSYRNPDLLADMARTVDHISGGRLILGIGAGFKEQEYVEYGYEFGTPGSRIDDLARSLPRIEHRFSRLDPPPTRKIPVLIGGGGEKKMLRVVARHADIWHSFAGGDVLEHKMKVLAEHCAAIGRDPAEIKRSVLVGGDPAECEREVELGVSLFVVRDPGPSFDFGELRDWLAWRDEHNRGGDGG from the coding sequence GTGATCACTCAGACTTCGTCGAAGACCCGTGTCGGTATCCAGCTGGCGCCGCAGCACGTCGACTACCCGGCCATCCGCCGGGCGGCCGCGCAGGCCGAGGAACTGGGAGTGGACGTCCTGTTCAACTGGGATCACTTCTTCCCGCTCGGCAAGGTGAGCCAGGGCAAGCACTTCGAGTGCTGGACCATGCTCGGAGCCTGGGCCGAGGCCACCTCGCGGGTCGAGATCGGCCCGCTGGTCACCTGCAACAGCTACCGCAACCCGGACCTGCTCGCCGACATGGCCCGAACCGTCGACCACATCAGCGGCGGCCGGCTCATCCTCGGCATCGGCGCGGGCTTCAAGGAACAGGAGTACGTCGAGTACGGCTACGAGTTCGGCACGCCGGGCAGCCGCATCGACGACCTGGCGCGGTCCCTGCCCCGCATCGAGCACCGCTTCAGCCGGCTCGACCCGCCGCCGACGCGCAAGATCCCGGTGCTGATCGGGGGCGGCGGGGAGAAGAAGATGCTGCGGGTCGTGGCGCGGCATGCCGACATCTGGCACAGCTTCGCCGGCGGCGACGTTCTGGAGCACAAGATGAAGGTGCTGGCGGAGCACTGCGCCGCGATCGGCCGGGATCCGGCGGAGATCAAGCGCTCCGTCCTGGTCGGCGGCGATCCCGCGGAGTGCGAGCGCGAGGTGGAGCTCGGCGTCAGCCTGTTCGTGGTCCGAGACCCGGGGCCGAGCTTCGACTTCGGCGAACTGCGGGACTGGCTGGCGTGGCGCGACGAGCACAACCGCGGTGGCGACGGCGGTTGA
- a CDS encoding histidine kinase produces MGITGSDSPPRLARGLVFAVAAALVSVHFIKAAGRVPDDPAAGLAIVAACLAILLLEFRPATWPRMAAQLVCGFVAVVPAGASVGLLAVPVGAVFLQGLWPLVLPVLGATAWVQAVRTDSARDTVDMCVTVLLGGMVLYAVTTLAALAARVHETRLTLAAAAVTTERLRIAEGLDTDLSSGLTRIRELAAKQDPDVLDGLLADARATLAATRATAADLRSLSLAPESASARALLQSAGIEAEVVSGHTEPLGPAGTVLATVLREAVTAVVRVGDARHCQIVTGEAAGQVTLRVVSDGVRTAALGTDVLDGLAERVRASGGRLAAGLEADGRFAVEASVPATQSAAEPVDSPELRRAGVLYYLLLGAFCVRTLLYVPAALIAPALLVLAVLCTLQVVYSVRDEKRHSEAALVLFAALTFAPMHAFGQNWIASLGLLTGSLLVALPLPLAAPVVAAALGIGGLLAWADGTSALSAVLNALVTCLVVYGMLRLARLVRELQQANEGLARAAVVGERLRAARDLHDLLGHGLAAILLKAELARRLRATDPERCLTEIRDVERLAAQGESELRALTGGSRELSFGDELASAAAVLAAADVAVEVEGDELPVPPDAGAVLGVVLREAVTNVLRHSTARHARIAVAVTGAVVRLEVENDGVGADVGAPGSGVGGLTLRLAEHGGTLTAGPDDGWYLLCAELPQSERDRRQ; encoded by the coding sequence GTGGGGATCACGGGGAGCGACAGCCCGCCGCGGTTGGCGCGCGGACTGGTGTTCGCCGTGGCCGCGGCACTGGTGTCGGTGCACTTCATCAAGGCCGCGGGGCGCGTTCCCGACGATCCGGCGGCGGGGCTCGCCATCGTCGCGGCGTGTCTGGCGATCCTGCTGCTGGAGTTCCGGCCGGCGACGTGGCCGCGGATGGCGGCGCAGCTGGTGTGCGGGTTCGTGGCGGTCGTGCCGGCCGGCGCGTCGGTGGGGCTGCTGGCGGTGCCGGTCGGGGCCGTGTTCCTGCAGGGGCTGTGGCCTCTGGTTCTGCCTGTGCTCGGGGCGACAGCATGGGTGCAGGCGGTGCGTACGGACAGCGCGCGCGACACCGTCGACATGTGCGTCACGGTCCTGCTCGGCGGGATGGTCCTGTATGCCGTGACGACGCTCGCCGCCCTCGCCGCGCGGGTCCACGAGACCCGCCTGACGCTCGCCGCCGCCGCCGTGACCACCGAACGCCTGCGCATCGCCGAGGGGCTGGACACTGACCTTTCGTCGGGGCTGACCCGCATCCGGGAGCTGGCCGCGAAGCAGGATCCGGACGTCCTGGACGGCCTGCTCGCCGACGCCCGCGCCACCCTGGCCGCGACCCGCGCGACCGCCGCCGATCTGCGCAGCCTCTCGCTGGCGCCCGAGTCGGCCAGCGCCAGGGCCCTGTTGCAGTCCGCCGGCATCGAGGCGGAGGTGGTCAGCGGGCACACCGAGCCGCTGGGCCCGGCCGGGACCGTCCTGGCGACGGTGCTGCGCGAAGCCGTGACGGCGGTGGTGCGGGTCGGCGACGCGCGGCACTGCCAGATCGTCACCGGGGAGGCCGCCGGACAGGTCACACTGCGCGTCGTCAGCGACGGCGTGCGGACCGCGGCGCTCGGCACGGACGTGCTGGACGGGCTCGCCGAGCGGGTCCGCGCCAGCGGCGGGCGGCTGGCGGCGGGCCTGGAGGCGGACGGCCGCTTCGCGGTCGAGGCGTCGGTGCCGGCCACGCAGTCGGCGGCCGAGCCGGTGGACAGCCCGGAGCTGCGGCGCGCAGGGGTGCTCTACTACCTGCTGCTGGGCGCCTTCTGTGTACGGACCCTGCTTTACGTCCCGGCGGCGCTCATCGCCCCGGCCCTGCTGGTGCTGGCGGTGTTGTGCACGCTGCAGGTCGTCTACTCGGTCCGGGACGAGAAGCGGCACAGCGAGGCGGCGCTCGTGCTCTTCGCGGCGCTGACCTTCGCCCCGATGCACGCCTTCGGCCAGAACTGGATCGCCTCCCTGGGCCTGCTGACCGGCTCGCTGCTGGTCGCGCTGCCCCTGCCGTTGGCGGCGCCGGTGGTCGCGGCGGCCCTCGGCATCGGTGGCCTGCTGGCCTGGGCCGACGGCACGAGCGCGCTGTCGGCGGTGCTGAACGCGCTGGTGACGTGTCTGGTCGTCTACGGCATGCTGCGGCTGGCCCGCCTGGTGCGCGAACTCCAGCAGGCCAACGAGGGCCTGGCGCGCGCGGCGGTGGTGGGGGAGCGACTGCGCGCGGCGCGGGATCTGCACGACCTGCTGGGGCACGGACTCGCCGCGATCCTGCTGAAGGCGGAGCTGGCGCGGCGGCTGCGCGCGACCGATCCCGAGCGCTGCCTGACCGAGATCCGCGATGTGGAACGGCTGGCGGCGCAAGGGGAGAGCGAACTACGGGCCCTGACAGGCGGATCGCGCGAGCTGTCGTTCGGCGACGAACTGGCCTCCGCGGCGGCGGTCCTGGCCGCGGCCGACGTGGCGGTGGAGGTCGAGGGCGACGAGCTTCCGGTGCCGCCGGATGCGGGCGCGGTGCTCGGCGTGGTGCTGCGCGAGGCGGTGACCAACGTGCTGCGGCACAGCACGGCGCGGCACGCGAGGATCGCGGTCGCCGTGACCGGGGCGGTGGTGCGGTTGGAGGTCGAGAACGACGGAGTCGGAGCCGACGTCGGGGCACCGGGATCGGGCGTCGGCGGCCTGACCCTGCGCCTGGCCGAGCACGGCGGGACGCTGACCGCCGGGCCGGACGACGGCTGGTACCTGCTGTGCGCGGAGTTGCCGCAATCCGAACGCGATCGCCGTCAGTAG
- a CDS encoding esterase → MRETITVTAVGGFPVGGQESDGRFEGQAHVQYIRLARPRGAFPLLMLHGGGLTGACFGDTPDGRPGWQWDFLAAGLDVLVADGVGYGRASYRPRPTEALLRDRQTLWDLFRIGYPDSRFPTEAFDAFLKQVVPVNRDLPAMRQAGYDAVVDQTGPCLLLTHSAAGPYGFRSSLALPDSVRAHIAVEPSGAPDPDTTDLAPLRAIPHVFLWGDHLDDDPMWRDEYASARRFHDALRSLGADSEWIDLPARGITGNSHLLMMDDNSTRLSRLLCDWLRSKGLIAPPPTDDEVTT, encoded by the coding sequence ATGCGCGAGACGATCACGGTCACCGCGGTCGGCGGATTCCCGGTGGGCGGACAGGAAAGCGACGGCCGCTTCGAGGGCCAGGCTCACGTCCAGTACATCCGGCTGGCCCGGCCGCGCGGCGCCTTCCCGCTGCTGATGCTGCACGGCGGCGGCCTCACCGGCGCCTGCTTCGGCGACACGCCGGACGGCCGCCCGGGCTGGCAGTGGGACTTCCTGGCCGCCGGGCTCGACGTGCTGGTCGCGGACGGCGTCGGCTACGGACGCGCCTCCTATCGCCCCCGGCCCACCGAGGCGCTGCTCCGCGATCGCCAAACCCTCTGGGACTTGTTCCGGATCGGCTACCCCGACAGCAGGTTCCCGACCGAGGCGTTCGACGCGTTCCTGAAGCAGGTAGTACCGGTCAACCGCGACCTGCCGGCGATGCGCCAAGCCGGCTACGACGCGGTCGTGGACCAGACCGGCCCCTGTCTCCTCCTGACCCACAGCGCCGCCGGGCCATACGGTTTCCGTTCCTCACTGGCGCTGCCGGACAGCGTCCGGGCCCACATCGCCGTCGAGCCGTCCGGCGCCCCCGACCCGGACACGACCGACCTGGCACCGCTCCGCGCCATCCCGCACGTGTTCCTCTGGGGCGACCACCTCGACGACGACCCGATGTGGCGCGACGAATACGCCTCGGCCCGCCGCTTCCACGACGCGCTGCGCTCGCTCGGCGCCGACTCGGAGTGGATCGACCTCCCCGCGCGCGGCATCACCGGCAACTCGCATCTGCTGATGATGGACGACAACTCCACCCGACTCTCACGCCTGCTTTGCGACTGGTTGCGCAGTAAGGGTCTCATCGCACCTCCGCCCACAGACGACGAAGTGACCACCTGA
- a CDS encoding MFS transporter encodes MSATVEADAVGIRKDTVFGRIGGALRERDFRWWFAGQITSASGVMAQAVALSWWMLQQTGDAVWLSVLTVCTWGPTLIAGAWAGAVVDRSDRRRLLIVTQSALMGVATALTVLAATGTLAVWNVLLASALSGATMAVDSPARQVYVVDLVGADGVASAVGLWEVALNASRVVGPGLGGALLAGPGATACFGVNAGSYLAPLLVLIRMRSRTTPPAHRRGRTRGAARDGIRYALRSPIIRALLPMSAASGLIFGMGVALPPLVQRALHQGGGGYGAMMAAFGVGGLPGALLAASQPEPTGRRVRWLALATAAAVIGIALSPTMPVALAAMVALGVTSIWFIASANTLAQLRCAPDMRGRVMSLWGVAMTGVSPISGFGVAAVVQYVGPREGFSISGIALGLAALAGWRALRD; translated from the coding sequence TTGTCCGCGACAGTCGAAGCGGATGCCGTCGGCATCCGCAAGGACACCGTGTTCGGCCGCATCGGCGGCGCCCTACGAGAACGCGACTTCCGCTGGTGGTTCGCCGGCCAGATCACCTCGGCCTCCGGGGTGATGGCGCAGGCCGTGGCACTGTCCTGGTGGATGCTGCAACAAACCGGCGACGCGGTGTGGCTCAGCGTACTGACGGTCTGCACCTGGGGCCCGACCCTGATCGCCGGCGCCTGGGCCGGTGCGGTGGTGGACCGCTCCGACCGCCGGCGCCTGCTCATCGTGACGCAGTCGGCCCTGATGGGCGTCGCGACGGCGCTGACCGTACTGGCCGCCACCGGCACCCTCGCGGTCTGGAACGTCCTGCTCGCCTCGGCCCTGTCCGGCGCGACGATGGCCGTCGACTCCCCCGCCCGGCAGGTGTACGTGGTGGATCTGGTCGGAGCCGACGGCGTGGCCAGCGCGGTCGGCCTGTGGGAAGTGGCACTGAACGCCTCGCGCGTAGTGGGCCCGGGCCTGGGCGGGGCACTACTGGCCGGACCGGGCGCGACGGCGTGCTTCGGAGTGAATGCGGGCTCTTATCTGGCACCGCTGCTCGTCCTGATCCGGATGCGATCACGCACCACGCCCCCGGCTCACCGACGCGGCCGGACACGCGGCGCGGCACGCGACGGCATACGCTACGCACTCCGCTCACCGATCATCCGCGCACTGCTCCCGATGTCGGCAGCCTCCGGCCTCATTTTCGGCATGGGTGTCGCCCTCCCACCCCTGGTCCAGCGCGCCCTGCACCAAGGCGGCGGCGGATACGGGGCGATGATGGCGGCCTTCGGCGTCGGCGGCCTACCCGGCGCCCTGCTGGCCGCGTCACAGCCGGAGCCGACGGGCCGCCGCGTCCGCTGGCTGGCCCTGGCGACCGCAGCGGCGGTGATCGGCATCGCGCTGTCCCCGACGATGCCGGTCGCCCTGGCGGCGATGGTGGCACTCGGGGTGACGTCCATCTGGTTCATCGCATCGGCGAACACATTGGCCCAGTTGCGTTGCGCGCCGGACATGCGCGGCCGGGTGATGAGCCTGTGGGGCGTGGCGATGACGGGAGTCTCGCCGATCAGCGGCTTCGGGGTCGCGGCGGTGGTGCAGTATGTCGGGCCGAGGGAGGGGTTCTCGATATCGGGGATCGCGCTGGGACTGGCGGCCCTGGCGGGATGGCGGGCTTTGCGGGATTAG
- a CDS encoding ABC transporter permease, whose protein sequence is MNDFKNLMAAEWIKMRSLRSMRWGMVLSAVGILWMNINAALADASNFKKGDSHSPVDGQHEIFTNNSHMIVLMVFGALGAILMVGEYSTGLIRGTFAAVPDRSAVVAAKIVVAILAATGAGVVIVAASYACTQAIIAGDYGALSPATHGLWIFLSASVLLFPLSALVGIGLGTLIRNSASTIVAVVTILMLIPNFVVSRIHPWINDIHNAMPFTAWQRLDGSPGRPAAPGVFADPTVGGSWSVYAVWAVVPVVMAFVLVRKRDV, encoded by the coding sequence ATGAACGACTTCAAGAATTTGATGGCCGCCGAGTGGATCAAGATGCGCTCGCTGCGCTCGATGCGGTGGGGGATGGTGCTGTCGGCGGTGGGGATTCTGTGGATGAACATCAACGCGGCGCTGGCTGATGCGAGCAACTTCAAGAAGGGTGACAGCCACAGTCCGGTCGATGGTCAGCACGAGATCTTCACCAACAACAGCCACATGATCGTGCTGATGGTCTTCGGTGCGCTCGGCGCCATCCTGATGGTCGGCGAGTACAGCACCGGGCTGATCCGCGGCACGTTCGCGGCGGTCCCGGACCGGAGCGCCGTCGTGGCTGCCAAGATCGTGGTCGCGATCCTGGCTGCGACCGGGGCGGGGGTGGTGATTGTCGCCGCATCTTATGCGTGTACTCAGGCGATTATCGCGGGGGATTATGGGGCGCTGAGTCCCGCGACGCATGGTCTGTGGATCTTCCTGTCGGCTTCGGTGCTGCTGTTCCCGCTGTCGGCGTTGGTCGGTATCGGGCTGGGGACTCTGATTCGTAACAGCGCGAGCACCATCGTCGCGGTGGTGACCATCCTGATGCTGATTCCGAACTTCGTCGTCTCCCGCATCCACCCGTGGATCAACGACATTCACAACGCCATGCCGTTCACCGCATGGCAGCGGCTTGACGGATCGCCTGGGCGCCCGGCGGCGCCCGGGGTGTTCGCCGACCCGACGGTTGGTGGGTCGTGGTCGGTGTACGCGGTGTGGGCGGTTGTGCCGGTGGTGATGGCTTTCGTGCTGGTGCGGAAGCGGGATGTGTGA
- a CDS encoding ATP-binding cassette domain-containing protein, translating into MIEMTELTKRYGGRTAVDALTCTVRPGHVTGFLGPNGAGKSTTLRMILGLNKPTSGTVTVGGSEFRSLPRGLRHAGGLLDAGDVHPGHSGWNHLLALARTNDIPKRRVQEVLEQVGLASAAKQRIGGYSLGMRQRLGIASALLGDPPVLLFDEPLNGLDPEGVLWVRRLFRELAGEGRTVLVSSHLMTEMEHTADRLIVIGRGRLIADEPVAEFAARSSATSVVVRTPMPGEVRELLAGAGATVVVEDAETLRVTGLAAARISELAFQAHLLLHEVTTHTASLEEAFMELTADSVEYLAGADR; encoded by the coding sequence ATGATCGAGATGACGGAGCTGACGAAACGCTACGGCGGCCGGACCGCCGTCGACGCCCTCACCTGCACTGTGCGCCCCGGCCACGTGACCGGGTTCCTCGGCCCCAACGGCGCCGGCAAGTCCACCACGCTGCGCATGATCCTGGGCCTGAACAAGCCGACCTCGGGCACTGTCACCGTCGGCGGCAGCGAGTTCCGCAGTCTGCCGCGCGGGCTGCGCCACGCCGGCGGCCTGCTGGACGCCGGCGACGTCCACCCCGGCCACAGCGGCTGGAACCACCTGCTGGCGCTGGCCAGGACCAACGACATTCCGAAGCGGCGGGTCCAGGAGGTGCTGGAGCAGGTCGGCCTCGCGTCGGCGGCGAAGCAGCGGATCGGCGGCTACTCGCTCGGCATGCGCCAGCGCCTGGGGATCGCCTCCGCGCTGCTCGGCGATCCGCCGGTGTTGCTGTTCGACGAGCCGCTCAACGGGCTGGATCCGGAGGGGGTGCTGTGGGTCCGCAGGCTGTTCCGCGAGCTTGCCGGCGAGGGGCGCACGGTGCTGGTCAGCAGCCATCTGATGACGGAGATGGAGCACACCGCCGACCGGCTGATCGTGATCGGGCGGGGTCGGCTGATCGCGGACGAGCCGGTGGCTGAGTTCGCGGCGCGGAGTTCCGCGACTTCTGTCGTGGTGCGCACGCCGATGCCGGGCGAGGTGCGGGAGCTGCTTGCCGGGGCCGGGGCGACTGTCGTGGTGGAGGACGCCGAGACGCTGCGGGTCACCGGGCTGGCCGCGGCGCGGATCAGCGAGCTGGCCTTCCAGGCGCACCTGCTCCTGCACGAGGTGACGACGCATACCGCGTCGCTCGAGGAAGCCTTTATGGAACTGACCGCTGACAGCGTCGAATACCTGGCAGGAGCTGACCGATGA